Within Amycolatopsis sp. FDAARGOS 1241, the genomic segment AGCTGAAGCAGGACGAAGAGGGCTTCGGCCACAACGCCATGGAGGCGGCCAAGAAAGCGCCGATCGTCGGCAAGGGCGTGGAGGGCGTTTCGAACGCCATCGACAACTACGGTGACGCGGACAGCGTCGGCGACTTCGCCGGTGCCACCGGCCAGATGCTCAAGGACGGCGCGGGCTTCGTCGCCGGCGCGGCGGTCGACGTCGCGAGCTTCGCGCTCGACCCGGTGAACTGGCTGGTCAGCAACGGCCTGAACATGCTCCTCGAGCTGATCTCGCCGCTGCAGGACGCCCTGCACTTCGTGACCGGCGACGGTCCCGCGCTGAAGGACGCCGCAGGCAACTTCAACGAGATCGGCATGGGCTTCATCAAGCTCGGCGAAGACTTCACCGAGAAGGGCCGCGACGAGCTGAAGGGCTGGCTGGGCGACGGCGGCGATGCCGCCCGGAAGGCGCTGGACCAGTTCTCCGAGGGCATCAAGGGCATCGGCTACACCACCGGCGGCGTCGGCGAGACGTTGCAGATGTGGTCGATGGTCATGACCGTGATCGAAGAGGTCGTGAAGGCGATCATCTCCGAGCTGGTCAGCTGGCTGATCTACATCTGGCTGCCCGCGCTCGCCGCTTCCATCGTCAGCCTCGGCTCGTCGGTGGCGGGTGCGATGACGGCGTCGATTGCCAAGGCGGCCAGCGCGTTCACGAAGATCACGAAGCACCTCGGGAAGCTGGGCGAGCTACTGCAGAAGTTCGTGAACTTCCTCGCGAAGTGGAGCGACAACCTGATCAAGGAGGGCTCGAAGCTGAGTCCGTCCGGCCGCGGCGGGATGACACCGGGCGCGGAGAAGGTGGTGGCGAGCGCGTTCGCCAAGGAGAGCGGCACCCGCGGCGCGGCGACCGTCGATGCGCTCGCGGACGCCGCCAAGGCCGGCGGGGACGAGGCCGTCAAGCAGGTGGTCGGGGTCAGCCCGGGTGACTTCGGCAAGGGCTCCGGCACCAACAAGAAGATGGGATTCGACTTCGTGAACAAGGCGATCGACAACGCCAAGGACATCGCCAAGGCCGGCGAAGCGGCCGAATCCGGTTACAGCTCCGACAAGGAGACCCGCGAGAACCTCGACATGGGCGGTTGAGCGGAGTGCTCGGCCCCTGGTTCATCGTCGGCGGCTACGCGCTGGCTTTTGTCCTGCTGTGGCTCGGCACCTGGTTCGAGCGGCGCAGCACGGTCGCGGCTGCGGTGTGCTTCGGGCTCTGCGGTGTCGCGTTCTCCGAAACGTCGCTGTACTGGCTTTCGGCCGGAACGGGCAGCGACGTACCGCAGCTGCTGTGGTTCGCGTTCCCGCTTGCCTTCGCCGCGCTCGTCGCGTGGCGGGGCTGGCGGCAGCGGACGTGGATCGCGAGGATCGCCGGCGCGTCCGAGCGGCAGACGTTCGGCGTGCTCCCCCACCTCGGCCGCGGTGTGGCGCTCGACCACCCGGATCCCGATCCGGTCCGCACGACGGTCGAGTTCGACCTGCGGGGCCACCGGGTGCTGGGCATCGAATACTCGACCACCCCCCGCCGCGAGGACGAGCGGTTCGCCGAGGTCGCCAAGGTCGCGGAGCAGATCGACGCGATCCACTCCGCGGTGCAGCTGCGGATCCCGGCCGTGCCGGCGCTGGTGATTTCACCGAAGACCGGGGCGTTCGAACCGGAACACTTCACCCCGCTGGAAGACGCCCGGATCACCCGCAACTCCTTCGGCTGGCTGAAGCCCGACACCGCGCTGGACACCTTCGAGGCCGGCGCCGAGTTCGACCGCCGGTTCTCGGTGACCACGTCCGACCCCGAGTTCGCCACGGCCGTGCTCACCGACGAGGTCCGCACGCTGATCCTCGACGACCTCTGGTTCCGCGTGCACCAGGTCGCGTTCCACGGCGACGCGATGTGGACCAGCGAGTCGGGTGGGCTGACGGAAGACCGCATGTTCGGCAACTCACGCCGGCTCGCGGTGCTGGCTTCCGCCGTGCCCGCACCGGTCTGGGAAGTGTGGGCGGCCGACGCTGAATTCAGCTCGGCGGCCGCCGGTACCGACACGGGCTACGACGCTTGGTACGGCAAGCGCGGCGGCGCCGTGCGCACCCCGGTGAACCGCTTCCGAGAGGCCGCGGACCGCCAGCCGGTCACCTCGGTGTCGCTGACCACGCGCACGGTGATCGCGGCCGGCCTGGTGGTGGGCTCGTTGTTCCCGATCGCCAACTCGGTGGCTGCGGTCGCCGGCGTGGCACCCGAGGTGCAGCTGACCGTCACCGCGTTCGCCGAAGGCCGGTCGGGCTGCGCAGGGCGCTCCAGCAGCTGCAACAGCAGCTTCCCGCAGGTCAGCGGAACCTACCAGCTCGACGGCACCACCCACGACGTCACCACTTCCTGGTTCGGCGCGCTACCGCGCCGGGGCGACGTCCTCGACGTGGCGATCGGCCCGCTGTGGTGGCACCCGGTGCTGGAGAACAACCGGGCGTCCGTGCTCACCCTGCTCGTCGGCCTCGTCCCGCTGTTGCTCGGTGCGGGCCTCGCCAAGGCGACTTACCGGCCTCGCCCGCCGCGGCGGGTGCGGAAGCTGCGCAAGAGCCGGGAAGCTGCCATCGCCTAGTTGGGCCTCGCCGGCCGGTGGCCGCCCGCCCGGCCGGCGAGGCGAGTCAGGACGCCATGCGAGGCCCGGGAACCCGGCCCCACGTACGACGAAGGCCCCCGGCCGGGGAAACCCGGCCGAAGGCCTTCTTTCGACTGCTCAGCTACGTCCGGCTCAGCGGAAGTCGCGGCCGAAGTCGTAGTCGTCGAGCGGCACGGCGGCGCCGGTGCCCGACCCGAAGACGTCCGGCGTGTAGTAGCCGTCGTCGTAGGACGGGATGGCGTACGCGGCGACGCGCGCCTCCTCGGTCGGCTGGACCTGGATGTTCCGGTACTTGTTGATGCCGGTACCGGCCGGGATCAGCTTACCGATGATCACGTTCTCCTTGAGGCCCACGAGCTTGTCCGAGCGGCCGTTGATGGCCGCGTCGGTCAGGACGCGCGTGGTCTCCTGGAACGAGGCGGCCGACAGCCACGAGTCCGTGGTCAGCGACGCCTTCGTGATGCCCATCAGCACCGGGCGACCCGAAGCCGGCTCGCCACCTTCGGCGACCGCGGCCCGGTTCGTCGCCTCGAACTTCGTGCGCTCGGGCAGCTCGCCCGGCAGGAAGTCCGTGGCACCGGAGTCGATGATCGTCACGCGGCGCAGCATCTGCCGCACGATGACCTCGATGTGCTTGTCGTGGATCGAGACACCCTGCGCCCGGTACACCTTCTGGACCTCGTCGGTGAGGTGCATCTGCGCCTCACGCGGGCCCATCACGCGGAGCACCTCGTGCGGGTCGGGCGTGCCCTCGAGCAGCTGCTGACCGACCGCGACGTGGTCGCCATCGCCCAGCGGGCCGTTCGGGGTGTTGGCGAGCCGCTGCCGCTTGGACAGCTTGTCGAAGACGATCTCCTCCGACCCGTCGTCCGGGATCAGGGTGATCTTCCAGAACCGCTCGCTCTCCTCGATCCGCACGCGGCCGTCGACGTCCGCGATCGGCGCCTTGCCCTTCGGCACGCGAGCCTCGAAGAGCTCCGTGACACGGGGCAGACCGGTCGTGATGTCGTCACCGGCGACACCACCCTGGTGGAACGTACGCATCGTCAGCTGCGTACCCGGCTCACCGATCGACTGGGCGGCGACGATGCCGACGGCCTCGCCGACGTCGACGAGCTGGCCCGTCGCCATCGAGCGGCCGTAGCAGGTCGCACACACACCGACCGCCGACTCGCAGGTCAGCACCGAGCGGACCTTGACCTTCGTGATGCCGCTGGACAGCAGCTTCTCGATGGCCGGGTCGCCCACGTCGTCGCCCGCGTTGAGCACGACGTTGCCCTTGGCGTCCACCGCGTCCGTCGCGAGGTTCCGCGCGTACACACTGGTCTCCACGTGCTGGTCGCGCAGCACCTTGCCGTCGCCGACGTCCTCGCCGACGGTCATGGTGATACCGCGCGTTGTGCCGCAGTCGATCTCGCGGACGATGACGTCCTGCGAGACGTCCACCAGACGACGGGTCAGGTAACCCGAGTCGGCGGTACGCAGAGCGGTGTCCGCCAGACCCTTCCGGGCACCGTGCGTGGCGATGAAGTACTCCGCCACCGACAGGCCCTCACGGAAGTTGGACTTGATCGGGCGCGGGATGTACTCACCCTTCGGGTTCGACACCAGGCCACGCATGCCGGCCAGCGACCGGACCTGCGTCATGTTGCCCGCCGCGCCCGACTTCACGATCATCGCGATCGGGTTGTCGTCCGGCAGCGCCGTCTCCATGATCTTGTGGACCTCTTCGGTGGCCTGCGTCCACACCTTGACGAGCTCGTTGTTGCGCTCGGAATGCGACAGCTGACCACGCTGGTACCGCTTCTCGACCTGGTCGGCCTTGGCCTCGTACTCGTCGAGGATGGCCTTCTTTCCGGCGGGCACGAGCACGTCGGAGATGGCCACCGTGACGCCCGAGCGGGTCGCCCAGTAGAAGCCGGCGTCCTTCAGCTTGTCCAGCGTCTGGGCCACCTGCGTCATCGAGTAGCGCTCGGCGAGGTCGTTCACGATCGCGGCCTGCCGCTTCTTCGGCATCGGCTCGTTCACGAACGGGTAGTCCGCCGGCAGCAGGTCGTTGAACGTGACGCGGCCAAGGGTCGTCTCGGCCAGCCACGTCTTGCCCGGCTCCCAGCCTTCCTCGGCCAGCCGCGCCTCTTCCGACTTCGGCGGCTGCCGGTCGGTGATGCGGATCTTGATCGGGGCGTGCAGGCTCAGCGCCTTGCGGTCGAACGCCATGATCGCCTCGGCCGGCGACGAGTACGCGTTGCCCGCACCCACGGCCTTCTCGTCGAGGCGAGTCAGGTGGAACAGGCCCGTGACCATGTCCAGTCGCGGCATGGCGAGCGGACGGCCCGACGCCGGCGACAGGATGTTGTTCGCCGACAGCATCAGGATCCGGGCCTCGGCCTGCGCCTCGGCCGACAGCGGCAGGTGCACCGCCATCTGGTCACCGTCGAAGTCCGCGTTGAACGCCTCGCAGACCAGCGGGTGCAGCTGGATGGCCTTGCCTTCCACCAGCTGCGGCTCGAAGGCCTGGATGCCGAGGCGGTGCAGGGTCGGCGCGCGGTTCAGCATCACCGGGTGGCCGGTGATGACCTCTTCGAGCACGTCCCACACCTGCGGGCGCGAGCGCTCCACCATCCGCTTGGCGGACTTGATGTTCTGCGCGTGGTTCAGGTCGACCAGCCGCTTCATGACGAACGGCTTGAACAGCTCGAGCGCCATGTCCTTCGGCAGACCGCACTGGTGCAGCTTCAGCTGCGGACCGACGATGATGACCGAACGGCCCGAGTAGTCGACGCGCTTGCCGAGCAGGTTCTGGCGGAACCGACCCTGCTTGCCCTTGAGCAGGTCGGACAGCGACTTCAGCGGCCGGTTGCCCGGGCCGGTGACCGGACGGCCGCGGCGGCCGTTGTCGAACAGCGCGTCGACGGCCTCCTGCAGCATCCGCTTCTCGTTGTTGACGATGATCTCGGGCGCGCCGAGGTCGATCAGCCGCTTGAGGCGGTTGTTGCGGTTGATCACGCGGCGGTACAGGTCGTTCAGGTCCGACGTCGCGAAGCGGCCACCGTCGAGCTGCACCATCGGGCGCAGGTCCGGCGGGATGACCGGGACGGCGTCGAGCACCATGCCGCGCGGGTCGTTGCCGGTCGCCTGGAAGGCGGCCACGACCTTGAGGCGCTTGAGGGCGCGCAGCTTCTTCTGGCCCTTGCCGTTGCGGATGGTGTCGCGCAGGCTGTCGGCCTCCGCGGACACGTCGAACTCGGTGGCCAGCTTCTGGATGGCCTCCGCGCCCATGCCGCCGGTGAAGTACTCGCCGTAGCGGTCGATCAGCTCGCGGTACAGCAGCTCGTCGGCGATCAGCTGGCGCGGCTCGAGCTTCGTGAAGGTCGTCCAGACCTCCTCGAGACGGTCGAGCTCACGGCCGGCGCGGTCGCGCAGCTGGCGCATCTCGCGCTCGCCGCCCTCCTTGACCTTGCGGCGGACGTCGGACTTGGCGCCCTCCGCCTCCAGCTCGGCCAGGTCGGCTTCCAGCTTCTGCGCGCGGGCCTCGATGTCGGCGTCGCGCTTCGTCTCCAGGTTCTTGCGCTCGACGCCGATCTCGTTCTCGAGGGTCGGCAGGTCGTTGTGGCGCAGCTCCGTGTTCACGCCGGTGATGACGTAAGCAGCGAAGTAGATGATCTTCTCGAGGTCCTTGGGCGCCAGGTCCAGCAGGTAACCCAGGCGCGACGGGACACCCTTGAAGTACCAGATGTGGGTGACCGGCGCGGCCAGCTCGATGTGGCCCATCCGCTCACGACGCACCTTGGCGCGAGTGACCTCGACGCCGCAGCGCTCGCAGATGATGCCCTTGAAGCGCACGCGCTTGTACTTGCCGCAGTAGCACTCCCAGTCCCGGGTCGGACCGAAGATCTTCTCGCAGAAGAGACCGTCCTTCTCGGGCTTGAGGGTCCGGTAGTTGATGGTCTCCGGCTTCTTGACCTCGCCGTAGGACCACTGACGGATGTCGTCGGCAGTGGCGAGGCCAATGCGGAGCTCATCGAAGAAGTTGACGTCCAGCACGTCTAAATCCCCTTGGGGTTGTCTCGGCTAGAGGAGGGATCGGCGGTGGAGCGGGGACCCACGGGAGGCAGGTCCCCGCTCGACACCGGTCAGTGAACGACGTCGTCGACGCTGGGCGACTCGTTGCGGGACAGGTTGATGCCGAGGTTCGCGGCGGCGCGCTCGAGGTCCTCGTCGTCGGAGTCGCGCATCTCGATCGCCGCACCGTCGCTGGAGAGCACCTCGACGTTGAGGCACAGCGACTGGAGCTCCTTGAGGAGCACCTTGAACGACTCCGGGATGCCCGGCTCGGGGATGTTCTCCCCCTTGACGATGGCCTCGTACACCTTCACGCGGCCCACCACGTCGTCCGACTTGATCGTGAGCAGCTCCTGCAGCGTGTAAGCCGCGCCGTAGGCCTGCATCGCCCAGCACTCCATCTCACCGAAGCGCTGGCCACCGAACTGCGCCTTACCACCCAGCGGCTGCTGCGTGATCATCGAGTACGGGCCGGTGGAGCGGGCGTGGATCTTGTCGTCGACCAGGTGGTGCAGCTTCAGGATGTACATGTAGCCGACGGACACCGGGTACGGGTACGGCTCGCCGGAGCGGCCGTCGAACAGCGTGGCCTTGCCGTTCTCCTTGACCATGCGCTCGCCGTCGCGGTTGGGCTTGGTCGAGCCGAGCAGGCCGGTGAGCTCCTCCTCCTTCGCGCCGTCGAACACCGGGGTGGCGGTGTTCGTGTTCGGCGCGACGTCGTGGAGTTCCTCGGAGAGGTTCTTGGCCCATTCCGGGTTGCCCTCGATCGTCCAGCCCTGCGACGCCAGCCAGCCCAGGTGCAGCTCGAGGATCTGGCCGATGTTCATCCGTCGCGGCACACCGTGGGTGTTCAGGATGATGTCGACCGGGGTGCCGTCCTCCATGAACGGCATGTCCTCGACCGGCAGGATCTTGCCGATGACACCCTTGTTCCCGTGCCGGCCGGCGAGCTTGTCGCCCGGCTGGATCTTGCGCTTCTGGGCCACGTAGACGCGGACCAGCTCGTTGACACCCGGGGGCAGCTCGTCGTCGTCCTCGCGCGAGAACACGCGGATGCCGATGACCTTGCCGGTCTCGCCGTGCGGCACCTTCAGGGAGGTGTCGCGGACCTCGCGGGCCTTCTCGCCGAAGATCGCGCGGAGCAGGCGCTCCTCCGGGGTCAGCTCCGTCTCGCCCTTCGGCGTGACCTTGCCGACCAGGATGTCGCCGTCACGGACCTCGGCACCGATGCGGATGATGCCGCGCTCGTCGAGGTCGGCGAGGACCTCCTCGGAGACGTTCGGGATGTCCCGGGTGATCTCCTCGGCGCCCAGCTTGGTGTCGCGGGCGTCGATCTCGTGCTCCTCGATGTGGATCGACGTGAGCACGTCGTCCTGCACCAGGCGCTCGGAGAGGATGATCGCGTCCTCGTAGTTGTGGCCCTCCCACGGCATGACCGCCACGAGCAGGTTCTTGCCGAGTGCCATCTCACCGTTCTCGGTGGACGGGCCGTCGGCGATGACCTGGCCCTTCTCGACCCGGTCGCCTTCGTTGACGATCGGGCGGTGGTTGAAGCACGTGCCGTGGTTGGAGCGGCGGAACTTGTACAGTCCGTAGCTCTTCCGCGTGCCGTCGTCGTGCATGATCGTGATGATGTCCGCGGACAGCTCCTCGACCACGCCGGCCTGCTCGGCCACGAGGACGTCACCGGCGTCGACGGCGGCGCGCAGCTCCACACCCGTGCCCACGTACGGGGCCTGGTTGCGCAGCAGCGGCACGGCCTGGCGCTGCATGTTCGCGCCCATCAGCGCGCGGTTCGCGTCGTCGTGCTCGAGGAACGGGATCATCGCGGTGGCGACGGAGACCATCTGCCGCGGCGACACGTCCATGTAGTCGATCTCGAGCGGGTCGATCAGCTCGACCTCGCCGCCCTTGCGGCGACCGAGGACCTTGTCCTCCTCGAAGTGACCGTCGTCGGTCAGCGGCGCGTTGGCCTGCGCCTTGACGTAGCGGTCTTCCTCGTCGGCGGTCAGGTAGTCGACCTGGTCGGTGACCTGGCCCTCGACGACCTTCCGGTACGGCGTCTCGATGAAGCCGAACGGGTTGACCCGCGCGTAGGAGCACAGCGAACCGATCAGGCCGATGTTCGGGCCTTCCGGCGTCTCGATCGGGCACATGCGGCCGTAGTGCGACGGGTGGACGTCGCGGACCTCCATGCCGGCGCGCTCACGCGACAGACCACCCGGGCCCAGCGCCGACAGGCGGCGCT encodes:
- a CDS encoding DNA-directed RNA polymerase subunit beta', producing MLDVNFFDELRIGLATADDIRQWSYGEVKKPETINYRTLKPEKDGLFCEKIFGPTRDWECYCGKYKRVRFKGIICERCGVEVTRAKVRRERMGHIELAAPVTHIWYFKGVPSRLGYLLDLAPKDLEKIIYFAAYVITGVNTELRHNDLPTLENEIGVERKNLETKRDADIEARAQKLEADLAELEAEGAKSDVRRKVKEGGEREMRQLRDRAGRELDRLEEVWTTFTKLEPRQLIADELLYRELIDRYGEYFTGGMGAEAIQKLATEFDVSAEADSLRDTIRNGKGQKKLRALKRLKVVAAFQATGNDPRGMVLDAVPVIPPDLRPMVQLDGGRFATSDLNDLYRRVINRNNRLKRLIDLGAPEIIVNNEKRMLQEAVDALFDNGRRGRPVTGPGNRPLKSLSDLLKGKQGRFRQNLLGKRVDYSGRSVIIVGPQLKLHQCGLPKDMALELFKPFVMKRLVDLNHAQNIKSAKRMVERSRPQVWDVLEEVITGHPVMLNRAPTLHRLGIQAFEPQLVEGKAIQLHPLVCEAFNADFDGDQMAVHLPLSAEAQAEARILMLSANNILSPASGRPLAMPRLDMVTGLFHLTRLDEKAVGAGNAYSSPAEAIMAFDRKALSLHAPIKIRITDRQPPKSEEARLAEEGWEPGKTWLAETTLGRVTFNDLLPADYPFVNEPMPKKRQAAIVNDLAERYSMTQVAQTLDKLKDAGFYWATRSGVTVAISDVLVPAGKKAILDEYEAKADQVEKRYQRGQLSHSERNNELVKVWTQATEEVHKIMETALPDDNPIAMIVKSGAAGNMTQVRSLAGMRGLVSNPKGEYIPRPIKSNFREGLSVAEYFIATHGARKGLADTALRTADSGYLTRRLVDVSQDVIVREIDCGTTRGITMTVGEDVGDGKVLRDQHVETSVYARNLATDAVDAKGNVVLNAGDDVGDPAIEKLLSSGITKVKVRSVLTCESAVGVCATCYGRSMATGQLVDVGEAVGIVAAQSIGEPGTQLTMRTFHQGGVAGDDITTGLPRVTELFEARVPKGKAPIADVDGRVRIEESERFWKITLIPDDGSEEIVFDKLSKRQRLANTPNGPLGDGDHVAVGQQLLEGTPDPHEVLRVMGPREAQMHLTDEVQKVYRAQGVSIHDKHIEVIVRQMLRRVTIIDSGATDFLPGELPERTKFEATNRAAVAEGGEPASGRPVLMGITKASLTTDSWLSAASFQETTRVLTDAAINGRSDKLVGLKENVIIGKLIPAGTGINKYRNIQVQPTEEARVAAYAIPSYDDGYYTPDVFGSGTGAAVPLDDYDFGRDFR
- a CDS encoding DNA-directed RNA polymerase subunit beta; the protein is MAVSPANQATAATTSAVSRSESTGIPGAPKRVSFAKIREPLSTPNLLDVQIQSFQWFTGDEAWFERRVNEGEENPVGGLEEVLNEISPIEDFSGSMSLSFSAPRFDEVKASIEECKDKDMTYAAPLFVTAEFVNNNTGEIKSQTVFLGDFPVMTDKGTFIINGTERVVVSQLVRSPGVYFDSSVDKTTDKDVFSVRVIPSRGAWLEFDVDKRDTVGVRIDRKRRQPVTVLLKALGWTTEAIRERFSFSETLLATLEKDHTAGTDEALLDIYRKLRPGEPPTKESAQTLLENLFFKPKRYDLAKVGRYKVNKKLGLDTPYDTGTLTEEDIVSAIEYLVRLHAGEDKMTSSAGVEVPVETDDIDHFGNRRLRTVGELIQNQIRVGLSRTERVVRERMTTQDVEAITPQTLINIRPIGAAIKEFFGTSQLSQFMDQNNPLSGLTHKRRLSALGPGGLSRERAGMEVRDVHPSHYGRMCPIETPEGPNIGLIGSLCSYARVNPFGFIETPYRKVVEGQVTDQVDYLTADEEDRYVKAQANAPLTDDGHFEEDKVLGRRKGGEVELIDPLEIDYMDVSPRQMVSVATAMIPFLEHDDANRALMGANMQRQAVPLLRNQAPYVGTGVELRAAVDAGDVLVAEQAGVVEELSADIITIMHDDGTRKSYGLYKFRRSNHGTCFNHRPIVNEGDRVEKGQVIADGPSTENGEMALGKNLLVAVMPWEGHNYEDAIILSERLVQDDVLTSIHIEEHEIDARDTKLGAEEITRDIPNVSEEVLADLDERGIIRIGAEVRDGDILVGKVTPKGETELTPEERLLRAIFGEKAREVRDTSLKVPHGETGKVIGIRVFSREDDDELPPGVNELVRVYVAQKRKIQPGDKLAGRHGNKGVIGKILPVEDMPFMEDGTPVDIILNTHGVPRRMNIGQILELHLGWLASQGWTIEGNPEWAKNLSEELHDVAPNTNTATPVFDGAKEEELTGLLGSTKPNRDGERMVKENGKATLFDGRSGEPYPYPVSVGYMYILKLHHLVDDKIHARSTGPYSMITQQPLGGKAQFGGQRFGEMECWAMQAYGAAYTLQELLTIKSDDVVGRVKVYEAIVKGENIPEPGIPESFKVLLKELQSLCLNVEVLSSDGAAIEMRDSDDEDLERAAANLGINLSRNESPSVDDVVH